The following coding sequences are from one Halorubrum sp. BOL3-1 window:
- a CDS encoding glutathione S-transferase N-terminal domain-containing protein: MSEPQITLYRLQACPFCERVVRTLNELDLEYRSRYVEPMHSERNVVKRVSGARSVPAIVDRETGVTMSESANIVEYLNGTYGKAATDGGRVDGDAATEGGA; this comes from the coding sequence ATGAGCGAACCACAGATCACCCTGTACCGGCTCCAGGCGTGTCCGTTCTGCGAGCGCGTGGTCCGGACGCTGAACGAGCTGGACTTGGAGTACCGCTCCCGGTACGTCGAGCCGATGCACTCCGAGCGCAACGTCGTCAAGCGCGTCTCCGGCGCCCGGAGCGTCCCGGCGATCGTCGACCGCGAGACCGGCGTCACCATGTCCGAGAGCGCCAACATCGTCGAGTACCTCAACGGGACGTACGGGAAGGCGGCGACCGACGGCGGCCGCGTCGACGGCGACGCCGCGACCGAGGGAGGTGCCTGA
- a CDS encoding redoxin domain-containing protein, translating to MPDFDVVSLPETDYVAAGEIAPEFTRPLVNEEYWEDRALSDVVDGPTLLLFHPMDGAFQGTYLYNTVDDHGWSDDVDVLGVSVSTPYSHKRLLADRGDGVRIFSDPSASVIEEYGLAHDIDGMTGVTESRPAVFLLDADRTVEYAWVANEHPAFPDAEAIDDAVTDLVD from the coding sequence ATGCCCGACTTCGACGTCGTCTCTCTGCCCGAGACGGACTACGTGGCGGCGGGCGAGATCGCGCCCGAGTTCACGCGCCCGCTCGTGAACGAAGAGTACTGGGAGGACCGCGCGCTCTCCGACGTCGTCGACGGGCCGACGCTCCTGTTGTTCCACCCCATGGACGGCGCGTTCCAGGGGACGTACCTCTACAACACGGTCGACGACCACGGCTGGAGCGACGACGTCGACGTCCTCGGCGTCTCCGTCTCGACGCCGTACTCCCACAAGCGGCTCCTCGCTGACCGCGGCGACGGCGTCCGGATCTTCTCGGACCCGAGCGCGAGCGTCATCGAGGAGTACGGTCTCGCGCACGACATCGACGGCATGACCGGGGTCACGGAGAGCCGCCCGGCCGTGTTCCTGCTGGACGCCGACCGCACCGTCGAGTACGCGTGGGTCGCGAACGAACACCCCGCGTTCCCCGACGCCGAGGCGATCGACGACGCGGTCACCGACCTCGTCGACTGA
- a CDS encoding hemolysin family protein, with the protein MGLSSSAPAVDLLQIPMPGDSVVTALGVVAILLLVGLSAFFSSSEIAMFSLPQHRIDSLVDEGVTGAKTIHNMKQNPHRLLVTILVGNNIVNVAMTSIATALFGIYLSRGQAVLATTFGITTLVLIFGESAPKSYAVENTESWALRIARPLKLSEYALYPLVVLFDYIVKGVNSIVGGSAAIESTYVTRDEIQDIIETGEREGVIEEEEREMLDRIFRFNNTIAKEVMTPRLDVTAVDKEDSVEEAIETCIQADHERVPVYEGNLDNIIGVVTVRDLVRELRYSEGTPSLERVVKPTLHVPESKNADELLAEVQDNRLQMVTVIDEFGTTEGIITLEDMVEEIVGEILEGDEEAPVEFLEENVAVVQGEVNIDEVNEILGIDLPEGEEFETLAGFVFNRAGRLVQEGEEIEFDGIRIRIERVDNTRIMSARVTVLDGADAADDSGASTESTRVAEEGGTAVSGSGTAPNDAE; encoded by the coding sequence ATGGGCTTGTCGTCTAGCGCGCCGGCGGTTGACCTCCTTCAGATACCGATGCCGGGCGATAGCGTTGTGACTGCCCTCGGGGTCGTCGCCATCCTCCTTCTGGTCGGGCTGTCGGCGTTCTTCTCCTCGTCCGAGATCGCGATGTTCTCGCTGCCGCAGCACCGCATCGACAGCCTCGTCGACGAGGGGGTGACGGGGGCGAAGACGATCCACAACATGAAACAGAACCCCCACCGGCTCCTGGTGACGATCCTCGTTGGCAACAACATCGTCAACGTGGCGATGACCTCCATCGCGACCGCGCTGTTCGGGATCTACCTCTCGCGGGGGCAAGCGGTGCTGGCGACGACGTTCGGGATCACGACGCTCGTGTTGATCTTCGGTGAGAGCGCGCCGAAGTCGTACGCCGTCGAGAACACCGAATCGTGGGCGCTCCGGATCGCCCGCCCGCTGAAGCTCTCCGAGTACGCGCTGTACCCGCTGGTCGTCCTCTTCGACTACATCGTCAAGGGTGTCAACAGCATCGTCGGGGGGTCGGCGGCGATCGAGTCCACCTACGTCACCCGCGACGAGATCCAAGACATCATCGAGACCGGGGAACGGGAAGGGGTCATCGAGGAGGAGGAGCGGGAGATGCTCGACCGCATCTTCCGGTTCAACAACACCATCGCGAAGGAGGTGATGACGCCGCGGCTCGACGTCACGGCGGTCGACAAGGAGGACTCCGTCGAGGAGGCGATCGAGACGTGTATACAGGCGGACCACGAGCGCGTCCCCGTCTACGAGGGGAACCTGGACAACATCATCGGCGTGGTCACGGTGCGCGATCTGGTCCGCGAACTGCGCTACTCGGAGGGGACCCCCTCGCTGGAGCGCGTGGTGAAGCCGACGCTCCACGTCCCCGAGTCGAAGAACGCCGACGAGCTGCTCGCGGAGGTGCAGGACAACCGGCTCCAGATGGTGACGGTCATCGACGAGTTCGGCACCACGGAGGGGATCATCACCTTGGAGGACATGGTCGAGGAGATCGTCGGTGAGATCTTAGAGGGCGACGAGGAGGCCCCGGTAGAGTTCCTCGAAGAGAACGTCGCGGTCGTCCAAGGCGAGGTGAACATCGACGAGGTCAACGAGATCCTCGGGATCGACCTCCCGGAGGGCGAGGAGTTCGAGACGCTCGCCGGCTTCGTCTTCAACCGCGCCGGGCGGCTCGTCCAGGAGGGCGAGGAGATCGAGTTCGACGGCATCCGGATCCGCATCGAGCGCGTCGACAACACGCGGATCATGTCCGCTCGCGTGACCGTCCTCGACGGTGCCGACGCGGCGGACGACTCGGGCGCGTCGACCGAATCGACCAGGGTAGCCGAGGAGGGTGGAACGGCGGTGTCCGGCTCCGGAACCGCCCCGAACGACGCGGAGTAG
- a CDS encoding L-threonylcarbamoyladenylate synthase, protein MTADTSDDRPDRSEELRAAAAAVDRGDLVVYPTETVYGLGADALDSAAVERVFELKGRDRDNPLSLGVASVDDALRYTRPTELAVTFARAFLPGPVTVVVERDDRVPDALTAGRDRVGIRVPDHDLARALVSETGPITATSANVSGTGSVTRLDDLGDRIREGVAAVIDDGAAPGTESTVVDPESGTIHRRGAMAGAIEAWLADPPVDE, encoded by the coding sequence GTGACCGCCGACACGAGCGACGACCGACCGGACCGATCCGAGGAACTGCGCGCGGCGGCTGCCGCCGTCGACCGCGGCGACCTCGTCGTCTACCCGACCGAGACGGTGTACGGGCTGGGAGCGGACGCGCTCGACTCCGCCGCCGTCGAGCGCGTCTTCGAACTGAAGGGACGCGACCGCGACAATCCGCTCTCTCTCGGCGTCGCGAGCGTCGACGACGCGCTCCGGTACACCCGACCGACGGAATTGGCCGTCACGTTCGCGCGGGCGTTCCTCCCCGGTCCCGTGACCGTCGTCGTCGAGCGCGACGACCGGGTACCGGACGCGCTCACCGCCGGGCGCGACCGGGTCGGGATCCGGGTGCCGGACCACGACCTCGCGCGGGCGCTCGTCAGCGAGACGGGACCGATCACCGCGACGAGCGCCAACGTCTCCGGAACGGGAAGCGTCACCCGCCTCGACGACCTCGGTGACCGGATCCGCGAGGGGGTCGCCGCCGTGATCGACGACGGAGCCGCACCCGGCACGGAGAGCACGGTCGTCGACCCCGAGTCCGGGACGATCCACCGCCGCGGCGCGATGGCCGGCGCCATCGAGGCGTGGCTGGCGGACCCGCCGGTAGACGAGTAG